The proteins below come from a single Azospirillaceae bacterium genomic window:
- a CDS encoding enoyl-CoA hydratase/isomerase family protein, whose product MTDEILLERRGPLAVVTLNRPKALNALTLPMIRAFDPVLKAWAQDPDVRAVVIRGAGDRAFCAGGDVRAAWEAGKAAKEGRGDGALTVDFFREEYVLNRRIHRFPKPYIALLDGITMGGGVGLSVHGSHRIVTEKTLFAMPETGIGLFPDVGGSYFLSRMPGQLGAFLALTGARLHAADALYTGAGTHHVPSEALDTLVAELERELAGADAPGAAVQAVVSRHAVPAGGAPLAAHREAIDRCFAFDRVEDIIAALERDGGEWAEAQLKALAHLSPTSLKISLAEVRRGATLDFDACMAMEYRMSQACMAGHDFYEGIRAVLVDKDRNPAWKPATLAEVGDDLVEAHFKTLGARELVFTD is encoded by the coding sequence ATGACGGACGAAATCCTGCTCGAGCGGCGCGGCCCGCTCGCGGTCGTGACGTTGAACCGACCGAAGGCGCTCAATGCGCTGACCCTGCCGATGATCCGTGCGTTCGATCCGGTGTTGAAGGCATGGGCGCAGGATCCGGATGTGAGGGCCGTTGTCATTCGCGGGGCCGGGGACCGGGCGTTTTGTGCCGGCGGCGATGTCCGCGCCGCGTGGGAGGCCGGAAAGGCGGCCAAGGAGGGGCGCGGCGACGGGGCGCTGACGGTGGATTTCTTCCGCGAGGAGTATGTGCTGAACCGGCGCATCCACCGTTTCCCCAAGCCCTACATCGCGCTTCTGGACGGTATCACCATGGGCGGTGGTGTCGGCCTGTCGGTGCACGGGTCCCACCGGATCGTCACGGAGAAGACCCTGTTCGCCATGCCGGAAACCGGCATCGGCCTGTTTCCGGACGTCGGCGGCAGCTACTTCCTTTCCCGTATGCCGGGCCAACTGGGGGCTTTCCTGGCGTTGACCGGTGCCCGGCTGCATGCCGCGGACGCCCTGTACACAGGGGCGGGCACCCATCATGTACCGAGCGAGGCCCTGGACACGTTGGTGGCCGAGCTGGAGCGGGAGCTCGCGGGGGCGGACGCGCCGGGTGCCGCCGTCCAGGCCGTGGTATCGCGCCATGCCGTGCCGGCGGGCGGGGCGCCCCTGGCCGCACACCGGGAGGCGATCGACCGTTGCTTCGCCTTCGACAGGGTGGAGGACATCATCGCCGCCCTGGAGCGCGATGGGGGCGAATGGGCGGAAGCCCAGCTCAAGGCGCTGGCCCACCTTTCGCCCACCAGCCTGAAGATCTCGCTCGCCGAGGTGCGCCGGGGGGCGACGCTCGACTTCGACGCCTGCATGGCCATGGAATACCGCATGTCGCAGGCCTGCATGGCCGGGCACGATTTCTACGAAGGCATCCGCGCCGTCCTGGTGGACAAGGACCGGAACCCCGCGTGGAAACCCGCGACCCTGGCCGAGGTCGGCGACGATCTGGTGGAGGCCCACTTCAAGACCCTGGGGGCGCGCGAACTGGTGTTTACCGACTGA
- a CDS encoding isobutyryl-CoA dehydrogenase, whose product MDFELSDDQRAIRDMARAFAAERLAPNAAEWDEHQIFPVDALRAAAELGFGAIYCGEDYGGTGLNRLDAAILFEELAAGCVSTTAYISIHNMAAWMIDTFGTAEQRARWVPKLATMEHFASYCLTEPGAGSDAASLKTRAVRDGDHYVLNGSKAFISGGSTSDVYVCMVRTGEAGPKGITCLVVEKGTPGLSFGKKERKMGWNSQPTAAVIFEDCRVPVANRLGEEGEGFKIAMKGLDGGRINIAACSLGGARFCLDQARAYMGERSQFGRKLAEFQALQFKLADMAIELDAARLMVHRAADALDKGHPEATQYSAMAKRFATDVGFEVCNQALQLHGGYGYIREYPIERVLRDVRVHQILEGTNEIMRLIVARRLLAS is encoded by the coding sequence ATGGATTTCGAGCTGAGCGACGACCAGCGTGCCATCCGGGACATGGCCCGGGCGTTCGCCGCCGAACGCCTGGCGCCGAATGCGGCGGAATGGGACGAGCACCAGATCTTTCCGGTGGACGCCCTGCGCGCTGCCGCCGAGTTGGGCTTCGGGGCCATTTACTGCGGCGAGGACTACGGCGGCACGGGCCTCAACCGTCTGGACGCGGCCATCCTGTTCGAGGAGCTGGCGGCCGGTTGCGTGTCCACGACCGCCTATATCTCCATCCACAACATGGCGGCGTGGATGATCGACACGTTCGGGACGGCGGAGCAGCGCGCCCGCTGGGTCCCGAAGCTCGCGACCATGGAGCATTTCGCCAGCTATTGCCTGACCGAACCGGGGGCCGGATCGGACGCGGCATCGCTCAAGACGCGCGCCGTCCGCGACGGCGACCACTACGTCCTGAACGGGTCCAAGGCCTTCATCTCCGGCGGCTCGACGTCCGACGTATACGTCTGCATGGTCCGCACCGGTGAAGCGGGACCGAAGGGTATCACCTGTCTGGTGGTGGAAAAGGGAACCCCCGGCCTGTCGTTCGGCAAGAAGGAACGCAAGATGGGCTGGAACAGCCAGCCCACCGCGGCCGTGATCTTCGAGGACTGCCGCGTGCCGGTCGCCAACCGCCTGGGCGAGGAGGGCGAAGGCTTCAAGATCGCCATGAAGGGGTTGGACGGCGGGCGCATCAACATTGCGGCGTGCTCGCTGGGCGGGGCACGGTTCTGCCTCGATCAGGCGCGCGCCTATATGGGTGAACGCAGCCAGTTCGGCCGCAAGTTGGCCGAATTCCAGGCGTTGCAGTTCAAGTTGGCCGACATGGCGATCGAACTCGACGCCGCGCGCCTGATGGTGCACCGGGCCGCCGACGCGCTGGACAAGGGGCATCCGGAAGCCACCCAGTACAGCGCGATGGCCAAGCGCTTCGCCACCGACGTCGGCTTCGAGGTCTGCAACCAGGCGCTCCAACTGCATGGTGGATACGGCTACATCCGCGAATATCCCATTGAACGCGTGCTGCGGGACGTGCGTGTTCACCAGATCCTCGAAGGCACCAACGAGATCATGCGCCTGATCGTGGCCCGCCGCCTGCTGGCCTCCTGA
- a CDS encoding diacylglycerol kinase family protein: MRITVVLNKSAGTLMGMDADAAGERIGEVFRAAGHETNVLTTLGKDVPRVLKQACEADMDAVVVGGGDGTIATAAHHMVGKDMALGILPLGTMNLLAKDLRIPSDLDEAVHGLAHGSIRTIDACDVNGRIYLNNAVLGLYPRMVEERERQRGVHHLRKWPAMGIAAAEVLWRYPQLRVEIEKDGERWSVTTPVLAVANNVYDDNFGRFFHRERLDAGVMGVYVAKHRSRLGLTILMLRTVTGGWQKDQEVDVFTATEITVHSRRRRIRVATDGEVLRLKPPLRFRIRPHALKILAPAGNET; the protein is encoded by the coding sequence GTGCGGATCACCGTCGTCCTGAACAAATCGGCTGGAACGTTGATGGGAATGGACGCCGACGCGGCGGGGGAGCGCATCGGTGAGGTGTTCCGTGCGGCCGGTCACGAAACCAACGTGCTGACCACGCTGGGCAAGGACGTTCCCCGTGTCCTGAAGCAAGCCTGCGAGGCGGACATGGACGCCGTCGTGGTCGGCGGCGGTGATGGCACCATTGCCACCGCGGCCCACCACATGGTGGGCAAGGACATGGCGCTCGGCATCCTTCCGCTCGGCACCATGAACCTGCTGGCGAAGGACCTGCGGATCCCATCCGACCTGGACGAGGCCGTGCACGGCCTTGCCCACGGGTCCATCCGGACCATCGATGCATGCGACGTGAACGGCCGCATCTACCTGAACAATGCGGTCCTGGGCCTGTATCCGCGCATGGTCGAGGAGCGCGAGCGGCAACGCGGGGTCCACCATCTCCGCAAATGGCCGGCGATGGGGATCGCCGCGGCCGAGGTGTTGTGGCGGTATCCCCAATTGCGCGTCGAGATCGAGAAGGATGGCGAGCGGTGGTCGGTGACGACGCCCGTGCTGGCCGTTGCAAACAATGTCTACGACGACAACTTCGGCCGGTTCTTCCACCGTGAACGGCTGGACGCCGGCGTGATGGGTGTCTACGTGGCCAAGCACAGGTCGCGGCTGGGCCTGACAATCCTGATGCTGCGGACCGTGACGGGGGGCTGGCAGAAGGACCAGGAGGTGGACGTCTTCACCGCCACGGAAATCACGGTGCACAGCCGGCGCCGGCGCATCCGGGTCGCAACGGACGGCGAGGTCCTGCGCCTCAAACCGCCGCTGCGGTTCCGCATCCGGCCGCACGCGCTGAAGATCCTGGCACCTGCGGGCAACGAGACCTGA